AAGAAGAGCATCATAGGGTCCCTTCATGATAACAAAGAACAGTGAAACGTGGTTACCCTTCGCCATTCCATCTCCATTCAGGTAAACTCGAGCACACATTTTGTAACCATGGCGACATGTAAAGAAGCAGGGTGAATAGATTGATGATGTTTTGCCACTTCTAGcctcatttaatttttttatgaaatcacTGATTTTCCAAATTAAATTTCCGTCGTAAGAGGTCATCTCAAGAGATTGAATACGCAGATCTTGCTCAGCAAGAGCAACATCCTTCAATGCTATAATTCTATCTTGTGCTTTTATTTTCCTTTCTAACGACTCTATAAGCTCCCTATCCTGCCGACGCTGCCTTTCTAAAGCCTTCAACTGCTGTGCATCCCTTTCTATCTGACTATTGAGAACTGCTACAATCCCTTCGTAAGTTGTGATCTTGCGTTCTAACTCTGGCAATTTACGATTTAATTCACGTAATTTATTGTTCGCTGACTGATCTGGGTGACCATACTGCTTGCCATACAAGAGCAACACTTCTTCCTGCAACTTATGAAGTGCGCTTTCGAGTCGCCTGACTTGATTTTCAGAGGTTTTTTCTGTTTCTCTGGCCCATCGATAGCTGTTAGATCTCCCTCCACGTCTCGAATAGCAGCCTGGATGTCGAGGGTGCGATTATACGTCAAGTCGATGTGAAGAGAAATATTTTCGCGGTAATGGACGTCTAAATGTTGTTCTTGTAACTGCAAAAATGTCATTAGTTATATCAGTGTAGTTTGCAAAGAcagttaacacgattggaactaattgggaaaattgagttttcatatttttcaaatttctcaaaaatgtaaggtgccctatagctgaatgttgcaatactacaaattactcataaaaataagtgtgtaacttaaaaaggaaagcagatgagcttacatttgcagattaaatcgacattacttcaccatccaattatccaaattagttcGAATCCTGTTAGTTCAGGACATGAGTAATtgacacaaacacaaaaatgaaaagCTGAGAACATTCATGACGTGTGTTGACCATGTAAGTACTGTTTCTCCGTACACAACATTATGACAAGTGAGGTATGCAGCCTACGAATTATAGGATacatattttgcataattatacTCACCAAAGCATCGCATCCGACAGACTTGTATTTACATGGGACTAACTTCCCTGAGCATTCACCTCTACCTGGATCATAATGTTCGGTCAGCTATTCGTATAGAAGAGTATGAAGATTTGATTAAAGACAACAAGGGGTTTTGTATACAATCCAAATCATTTGTAAGTATGTCACCTCTTGTACAATTTTTCAAATACGACGAGGGATGTTGTAAATCCTCCCTATTCCTTAGAGAATTATATCTCCCTATACCACACTTGTCTTCACGTTTCGACTGCTGGGGTAGTTTCCTGCAGCTTCTAAGAAGAACAGAAATATTGTCTTCAACGCAGTGGTTCAAGATAACCTTCATTTCTATGTGTTTATTGTACCTGGCAAATTATCCATGTACTTTGAATCATACGATTATTGGATCCGCCTTGTTGTTGTATGTGTGTTTTGGGTGGGGGTGGGATGGGTGGTGATGGTAAGTGTGTAGACGTTACCTGTTACGTGCACAAAGATTAAAAGTGATCGCTGCAAAGCTCAAATTCTGGAACAAAGATTTCGTaatggctctctctctctctctctctctctctctctctctctctctctctctctctctctctctctctctctctctctatatatatatatatatatatatatatatatatatatatataatatatatattatatatatatatctgttagTTAAGTTTCATGcgtcctgcaatcatcagacagatggaATGAAAGGATCTCAGTCCCACACTCTCTGAGAGATGTAAAAGAGGGTGTGGAGGCTAAGGATCctttcacttcatctgtctgatgattgaaGGACGCATGAAacttaatagtcgcgccagcggcttactgactacgcatgcgcttattcataatatactatgcgagtaaccggaagtgtacccttctttcgtgggcgccgccatgttttttgagtgctcgtaaataaacaatttCGAAACGTGCTCTCTATATtatttataacatgccatttataaaatatatcttttctattagcgagtaattattattatccaccctgtCGCTTATACAAAATTCCTTATCAgcctaaaaattaaaagaagagagaaaactgtcgtgcatatgaacgagaacattTGCAAAGAATGCCgggattgaatcttagaaagCGCCcttctgtgtcaataactatatgcaaaatttacccttttttagaagtaacgctggttttcagcttacaatatcggaagtttggcggtacagttactattgcaaagttaatgatggcacaatacgtcccttgttaaacacaatagatagtaatcatggtaaaaattgcaaatttatgtcaaacttttttacacataacagaaaatctatacctacagggtctgacatcgtgtacgtgaactgtcatcagagggtaaaccggtcatacttgtacaaacgtatatagaaagtaaTAATTaatctattttatcctttatgattactaatcatgaatcgatacaaattacatttttaatctcaacgcctggcgcgacaccaagggctgagccctatataatattatgctgatattattactttgtactttgaTGCTtgagcatcgagcactgtaattgtatactttgaatatattataACACAATCTTGCATGTTCCTGTATCGTATCAGCATGCCAGTAAGAGTGTTATTTGTCCTGCCTCTGATACGAGACGAAGTCCAGTGTCTGACCCAGCACAAATTACACTAACGCATAAATATTGATGTTACATGCTACGTGCACaggccaagtttgtcgtctcgaacaaaaaatacgggatttatttcGGGTCGTTCTGCCTGACCTTTTGCGTCAATCTGCGGCGTACTCGTCAATgtaaacagaaaacatggcagCCCATATTTCTCCCGCGATCAAAATATGTCTGACGtgaaaatatcgtaaacataaGTCATGATTGAGActctgacaaaatacatccaATAGGCAAATTTTGAGTCCTTGTGTTTTAGTTTTTGTCGGGTTCGTATTTGTGTAGACCCCGCTGACACCTGAACCTTCGTCGCACTGTGTGCTTTCATGCGGTAGACATAAGCTTCCATTGCAATAAGGGGGTCAAGTGCGGTGTCCGGGCCTAAAAAAGTCGgtaataaaatcaacattttcatagACTACGACAATAAAAATCCGAGTAATGAAAACTCAATAGTGTAAAGCCTGTATATTCCTAAAGAACCACGTGAATTATTTGCAGGGACGACGAACTCGAAGCTTGTCCCAGTGGATTTTATAATCGCATTGTAACCAGGCGTGACGTTAACGAAGTGTCTGCACTGTCGAGATTCGATTTTTGTTCCCAAAAAATACCGTGTTTTGTCTGCGGtaaatttctaggcctatgctatctttgaaatagtgtaTAGCTTTGCGGAAGGTACGTGTAGACGGAGAGGTCGTCTGGCACTTTCTTCATTATACACGAACGTGAACGCTGTGTTCCTTGCTCACGAGACGGATGACCGGAAATGATTTCCAGCTTGCCTACGGTGTATTGACATTATTCCTAAGGTAGTccaaagtttaaacgcggaaacGTCATCGAAAACTTCTCttactttgcaaaaaataataaattctcggcttgtgcatgtgataagtatattattccctattatttttctttgttca
This DNA window, taken from Ptychodera flava strain L36383 chromosome 4, AS_Pfla_20210202, whole genome shotgun sequence, encodes the following:
- the LOC139132140 gene encoding uncharacterized protein, producing the protein MYQQAKVCKFKAAGCNQQLTEHYDPGRGECSGKLVPCKYKSVGCDALLQEQHLDVHYRENISLHIDLTYNRTLDIQAAIRDVEGDLTAIDGPEKQKKPLKIKSGDSKAHFISCRKKCCSCMASSMVTQISQRTINYVN